In Serratia liquefaciens ATCC 27592, the genomic stretch CAGGCAAAATTAATGCAGGTGAAATCTGTCGCCGGCAGCGATTTTCGCGCCCCGCTGGGGCAATACCCCACGGTAACCGAATACGGTTACGCCGACGAACCGGGACGTTGGGATCACTGGCCAAGCGGCTTCCTGTTCACCTGGCCGAATGAGGAACAGGCCGAAGGGGTACTGGTGCTGGATGTGGGCGATATCCTGCTGCCGTTCAAGAGCTATGCGCGGGAACGGATCACGCTGGAGATAGACAAGGGCTTTGTGACGCGTATTCACGGGGGGTTTGAGGCGGAATATCTTCGGGAGTACATGAAATATTTCAACGATCCGGAAGTGTACGGCATCTCGCACATCGGCTGGGGCTTACAGCCACGTGCACAGTGGACGGCGATGGGGCTGCACGACAAAAACGACGGGATGTGTATGGATGCACGTGCCTTCTATGGCAACTTCCTTTTTTCCACCGGGCCGAATACCGAAGTCGGTGGTACGCGTAAAACGCCGTGCCACATGGATATCGCGCTGCGCCATTGCGACATTAGCCTGGACGGCACGACGGTAGTGGCGGATGGCGAAGTGGTGGCTCCTGCGGCGTCCCGAGTAAGCCAGGGCTAACCTTGCTGCTAAACGCGGGGGTTTGTACTATTCTCGGTGGTTTCCATAGATGGTGAGAGTAACGCAATGACGCCCCCCGAATAC encodes the following:
- a CDS encoding 2,5-dihydroxypyridine 5,6-dioxygenase; the protein is MAVNDSQLVQLFEQVLTLSKVDASQSVAILKSHYSDARTVRAATDAALRLGAKVYTVELPSFNHPRAMGNDMTAYCGDTALTGNHAAQRALEAADLVVDTMMLLHSPEQEQILKTGTRILLAVEPPEVLARMLPNAEDKARVLAAAAVLEQAKLMQVKSVAGSDFRAPLGQYPTVTEYGYADEPGRWDHWPSGFLFTWPNEEQAEGVLVLDVGDILLPFKSYARERITLEIDKGFVTRIHGGFEAEYLREYMKYFNDPEVYGISHIGWGLQPRAQWTAMGLHDKNDGMCMDARAFYGNFLFSTGPNTEVGGTRKTPCHMDIALRHCDISLDGTTVVADGEVVAPAASRVSQG